AACCTGTCCCTGTGCCCGCTCATGCCGTCGCCTCCATGGCGACGCGCAGCGCCGCGATGCCCCGCGAGCCGTACGCCTTCACCGAGCCAAGCGAAATCCCCAGCGTCTCGGCGGCCTGAGCCTCTGTCATGTCCGCGAAGTACCTCAGCACCAGAACCTCGCGCTGGCGGCGCTGGAGTCCGCGCATCGCCTTGATCAGCGCGTCCCGTTCCAGCTGGTCGTACGCGCCCTCCTCGGCGCTCGCCATGTCCGGCATCGGCTTGGAGAGCAGTTTCAGCCCGAGGATGCGGCGCCGCAGCGCCGACCGCGACAGATTCACGACGGTCTGGCGCAGATACGCCAGGGTCTTCTCCGGGTCCCGTACCCGGTTGCGCGCCGAGTGGACGCGTATGAAGGCTTCCTGGACGACGTCCTCGCAGGAGGCCGTGTCGTCGAGAAGCAGGGCCGCGAGACCAAGCAGCGACCGGTAGTGGGCGCGATAGGTCTCGGTGAGGTGATCGACTGTGGTACCCGCGGCCATGGTGTCCTCAGCGCCCTCGCGCTGGGACGAGATGCGGGTGGTGCGGGGCATGGGGGCGATCACCGGCATGCCGGCGGGCGGGCGGGGCCGGCGGAGCGGGCGCACTGCTGCGCCGCGGACCGGGACCACCCTGGTGAAGTCGAGAACCTCTGCCACGCCTGTTGGACACGCTTCCCCCCGTCAGGGTTGTACGCGTACGCCACCGTTTTTGACGGTGAACCAAATGCGCCCATGCGTACCCGCTCTTCCCCAATGCCCCTTTTCTTCGCGGCACCGTGAAGGGGCAACCGCAAAGACGCCTCCCGCCCAACTGCCGGTTGCAGAAAGAGGGGAAGCGCATCGTCGAACATCCTTGCACCCCAGTTCAAGTGGTACAGACCTTCGTCTTGATCACAGGGTGTTCACAGAGCCTACAAAGCATTCCGCTTCCCCCGCCCCGATTCAGCGGGAAGCAGACAGAGGAAGCGCACAGAGCGGCAACAAACGGGACGGATCAGCCGGGGGCGAGCGCGGGCCCGATCTCCGCCGCGACAGCCTCCGCGATCTGAGCGGAGTTGAGCGCGGCACCCTTGCGCAGATTGTCGCCGCAGACGAACAGGTCCAGCGCACAGGGGTCGTCCGGAGCCCGCCGCACCCGCCCCACCCACGTCGGATCGGTCCCCACCACATCGGCGGGCGTGGGGAAGTCCCCGGCCGCCGGATTGTCGTAGAGCACCACTCCGGGCGAGGTCGCCAGGATCTCGTGCGCCCGCTCCACCGTGACCTCGCTCTCGAAGCGCGCGTGCACGGCGAGCGAATGCGTGGTGAGCACCGGGACGCGGACGAACGTCGCCGCCACCCGCAGCCCCGGCAGGCCGAGGATCTTGCGCGTCTCGGCCCGCAGCCCCAGCTCCTCGGACGACCAGCCGCCGTCCTGGAGGGTCCCCGACCAGGGCACCACGTTCAGCGCCAGCGGTGCCGCGAACGGTCCCAGCTCGTCGCCGACGGCCCTGCGTACGTCTCCGGGCCCGGCGCCCAGTTCCGTACCGGCAACGAGCGACAGCTGGGCGCGCAGCGCCCCGACGGCGTCACGCCCCGCGCCGCTGACGGCCTGGTAGGAGGCGACGACCAGTTCGCGCAGCCCGAACTCGGCGTGCAGCGCGCCCACGGCCGGAACCATCGCGAGCGTGGTGTCGTGCGGGCTCGCGACGATGCCGCGCGGGCGGACCCGTACGGCATGCGGATTGACCTCGGGTACGACCAGTGGCACATCGGCATCCAGCCGGAAGGCGCCCGAATTGTCCACAACCACCGCGCCTTTGGCCGCGGCGACCGGCGCCCACTGCGCGGACACCGCGTCCGGTACGAGGAAGAGCGCGACGTCGACGCCCGTCAGTGCCTCTTCGCCGAGCGCGACGACCTCGGTCTCCTCACCGCGCACGGCCAGCTTGCGGCCGGCCGAGTGCGGAGAGGCGACCAGTCGTATGGCGCCCCAGACATCCGCGTGCTGCGAAAGGATCTGGAGCATCACAGAGCCGACGGCTCCGGTCGCTCCGACGACCGCAAGCGTCGGCTTGCGGGTCATCGACCGGTGCCTCCGTAGACGACCGCCTCGTCGGAGTCGGAGTCGAGACCGAAGGCGGTGTGCACGGCGCGCACGGCCTCGTTGACGTCGTCGGCACGCGTGACCACCGAGATACGGATCTCCGAGGTGGAGATCAGCTCGATGTTCACACCCGCGTCGGAGAGCGCCTCGAAGAAGGAGGCGGTGACACCGGGGTTGGTCTTCATGCCCGCGCCGACGAGCGAGATCTTGCCGATCTGGTCGTCGTAGCGCAGCGATTCGAAGCCGATCCCGGCCTTCGCCTTCTCCAGGGCGTCGATGGCCTTGCGGCCGTCCGTCTTGGGGAGGGTGAAGGAGATGTCGGTCAGGGCGGTCGTGGCCGCCGAGACGTTCTGCACGACCATGTCGATGTTGATCTCGGCATCGGCGATCGTACGGAAGATGGCCGCGGCCTCGCCCGGCTTGTCCGGCACTCCGACGACCGTGACCTTGGCCTCGGAGACGTCGTGGGCGACTCCGGAGATGATGGCGTGCTCCACCTTCTGGTCCCCTTGCGGTTCGTTGCTGACCCAGGTGCCGCGCAGTCCCGAGAAGGACGAGCGGACGTGAATCGGGATGTTGTATCGGCGTGCGTACTCGACGCAGCGGTGCAGCAGCACCTTGGAGCCGGAGGCTGCGAGCTCCAGCATGTCCTCGAAGGCGATCCAGTCGATCTTCTTCGCCTTCTTCACGACCCGGGGGTCGGCGGTGAAGACGCCGTCGACGTCGGTGTAGATCTCGCAGACCTCGGCGTCCAGGGCGGCGGCCAGGGCGACGGCGGTGGTGTCGGACCCGCCGCGGCCGAGGGTGGTGATGTCCTTCTTGTCCTGGGACACACCCTGGAAGCCCGCGACGATGGCGATGTTGCCCTCGTCCAGCGCCGTACGGATCCGGCCCGGCGTCACATCGATGATGCGCGCTTTGTTGTGGACCGAGTCGGTGATGACGCCTGCCTGGCTGCCGGTGAACGACTGGGCCTCGTGGCCCAGGTTTTTGATCGCCATCGCCAGCAGGGCCATGGAGATCCGCTCTCCGGCGGTCAGCAGCATGTCGAATTCGCGCCCGGCAGGGATCGGGGATACCTGCTCGGCGAGATCGATCAGCTCGTCCGTCGTGTCGCCCATCGCGGATACCACGACGACCACCTGGTGGCCGTCCTTCTTGGCATCGACGATTCGCTTGGCGACGCGCTTGATGCCTTCGGCATCGGCAACGGAGGAGCCTCCGTACTTCTGCACGACAAGGCCCACGTGCGCTCCTCGCTCAGTCCGTTTCGGTCCGCACTACTGCGGTCGGCTCAGTCTAACGAGCGGCCGGACTCCGACCCGGTGCAGTCACATGGTGAGATGTCCCGCTCACTACGTGATCACCGGGAAGGGTCACGGCCACCCGGACGACTCCTGCCCCGACTCATGCGTGCTACGCGGTATGTGGGCCGTGTCACGTCGGCCCGAGGGCCCGCCCGCCGGTGACGCGCCACATAGTGGCCGGAAAAGGATCCGGGAGCTCTCAGGTGGCCGTACGCAGGCCCAGCGGGCCCGCGATCTCCTGCGCCATCACCTTCCCGGCCTCCTCGGCCAGCGCGTCCTCTGCGAGGTCCTCGTCCGTGTCCAGACCGTCCAGCTCCTCCAGCGGCTGGTCCAGCCTGACGTGGGCGACCAGCGACTGCAGCGCGCGCAGCGTGGCGGAGGCGGTCGGGCCCCAATTGGAGAAGTACGAGAACTGCCACCACCACAGCGCCTCACTCGTGCGGCCCGCACGGTAGTGGGCCAGGCCGTGGCGCAGGTCGGTGACGATGTCCGCGAGGTTGTCCGAGATCCGGGAGGCGACCGGGGCCTTGCGCGGTTCGTACGGGTCGAAGACCTCGGAGAAGACGTCGACCGGGTCGAGCAGCACGGCGAAGCGCTCGCGCAGGTCGTCGACGTCCACGTCGGGGCCGGTGTCCGGTTCGTACCGCTCGTCCGGAATGATGTCCTCGTGCGCGCCCAGCCGACCGCCCGTCAGCAGGAGTTGGGAGACCTCCAGCAGCAGGAAGGGCACCGCACTGTCGGGCTCGTCGCCCTTCGCGACTTCCGTGGTCGCGACGATGAAGGACTCGATCGAGTCGGCGATCTGGACCGCGAAGCTGTCCGGGTCCTGATTGACGGCGTGCAGGTTGGCGTCAGACATCGAGAAGTCGTCTCCCCTCGAAGGCACGCCCCAGCGTGACCTCGTCGGCGTATTCCAAGTCTCCCCCCACGGGCAGACCGCTGGCCAGCCTTGTGACCTTCAGGCCCATCGGCTTGATCATGCGCGCCAGGTACGTGGCGGTGGCTTCACCCTCCAGATTGGGGTCCGTGGCGATGATCAGTTCGGTGATCGTGCCGTCCGCGAGGCGGGCGAGCAGCTCACGGATCCGCAGGTCGTCGGGGCCCACACCCTCGATGGGGCTGATGGCCCCGCCGAGCACGTGGTAGCGGCCCCGGAACTCCCGGGTCCGCTCGATCGCCACAACGTCCTTCGGCTCCTCCACCACGCAGATGACCGAGTGGTCACGGCGCGGGTCACGGCAGATGTTGCACTGTTCCTGCTGGGCGACATTGCCGCACACCGCACAGAAGCGGACCTTGTCCTTCACCTCGAGCAGGGCGTGGGCGAGCCGGCGCACGTCGGTCGGTTCCGCCTGGAGGATGTGGAAGGCGATCCGCTGCGCGCTCTTGGGACCGACGCCGGGCAGCCTGCCCAATTCGTCGATGAGGTCCTGGACCACGCCTTCGTACAACGGAACGCCTCTCGTGGAGTGCTGTGGTGCTTACGGTAGTTGGTGGGCCCGCGCCTCAGAAGGGCAGGCCCGGCATGCCGCCCAGACCCTGGGTGAGCGTGCCGAGCTTCTCCTGCTGGAGCTGCTGCGCATTCTCGTTCGCGGCCTGGACGGCGGCGACGACCAGATCCGCGAGAGTCTCGGTGTCCCCGGGGTCGACGGCCTTGGGGTCGATGACCAGTCCGCGCAGCTCGCCGGAGCCGGTGACCGTGGCCTTCACCAGGCCGCCGCCCGCCTGACCCTCGACCTCGGTCCGTGCCAGCTCCTCCTGGGCCTGCGCGAGATCCTGCTGCATCTTCTGCGCCTGCTGGAGGAGCTGCTGCATATTGGGCTGGCCACCACCGGGAATCACGGTCACTCCTGGCATTTCGACGACGATTGTTCGGTAAGCCGAGCCTACGTGCTTGCCGGGCGGCTCGCCCCACCCTGCGGTGACAACTCTTTCGAGTGAGTGGGGGCGGACTCCCTTAGCTGATCAAGGACCTCGTGCGGGCGGAAATACCGGGATTTCTGGCGCACAGCCCACCATTCGGCGGTAGGAAGGGCATGCGCATCAGAATGCACGCGCGTGTACACGCAGTGTTACGTCGTACCACCTCGTTCCACGTCGTAGAGGAGTGACCGGTGAGCCAGCCGGACATGCAGCCCGGGGGCCCGGCCCGTGGCGAGCGCGGCGGGGCGCCGCGCGGTGACCTGGCCGGGACGCCGTTTCCGCTCGGCGACTGGGGTGAACCGGCGGAGCGCCTCGACGAGCTGTACAGGTGGGTCGAGGCGGGCGCTCTGCGTACGGCTCACTGGTATCTGGCGAACCGCGCGTGGAAACGCCGGGCGGCGCGGATGCTGCGCGTCGGCACGGCCCTGGGCGTGATCGCCGGGGCCGTGCTCCCTCTCCTGGAGGTGACGGGCGTGCGGGACGGGGCATCGGGGTGGGGATATCTCTCGCTGCTCCTGGGCGCGGCCTGCCTGGCCTGCGACCGGTACTTCGGGGTGACCTCGGGCTGGATAAGGAACGTGGCGACGGCGCAGGCGGTGCAGCGCAGGCTGGTGGTGCTGCAGTTCGACTGGGCGTCCGAGTGCGTAAGGGAGGTGCTGGGCCCGACGGAAGGCACGGCGAGCGAGGCGGCGGAGAGGTGCGTGGGGGTCCTGCGGCGGTTCACGGAGGACGTCGCGGAGCTCGTGCGGTCGGAGACGGCGGACTGGATGGTGGAGTTCGGCTCGGGCCCGGCGCCCCTGGTGATGCAGTCGACGGGGGCGGGGCCGGGACGGGGGGTGGAAGGGCAGCCGCCGGGGCGGGCGACGGATGGCCGCGGAACGCCGCTGCCGCCGGGGACGCGGCCGAACATGCCCCGCCAGCGCCCACCGGAGACGCCGCGCTGAGGCCGCGGCCTGCGGCCGGCGCTCACCGGGCCGTGCCCCCGGACCCCGCGCTGAGCCCGGACGCCCCAGAGGCTGAGGCCGGACGCCCCAGAGGGGGGATGAGGTCCGGGGCGGGCACCCGCTCACGGACCCGGGGCTCCACCCCGGATGTCGCCTCAGACTCAGGCCACCGCACCCAGGGAGCGGCAGTCTCGCCGCAAAGCAGCTCGCCTTCCGCCCCCGGGCCAGGAGGTCAGGCGCTACGGCCCGGCCGCAGCGCCCTCGTCACGATCGGCGGGAGCAGGTCCTTCGCCAGGCGGCGGGCGCGGGACGGGCGGCGGCGCGGCGGGGCCGCGGCCGCCGCAGGGGCAGACACGGGCACGGGTGCGGCCGGCTCAGGCTTCGGTAGCGGCTTGTGGCGGGACTTCGGGTGCGGCGGCGCCTTTGCCTTGTTGCCTTTTATGCGGATCAGCGGCAGGCCTGCCACCTCCTCCACCCCGTGCCACAGGTCCGCACGCGACTCCAGCCATCTCAGCAGCGCCCCCCGCACCGGCGCCGGGTCACCCCACGTGCCGTAGAGTTTCGTGCCCGTGATCACGATCGGCTTCAGGCCCGTGGTCGGCAACGCGCCCCACACCGCGGCCGAGACCCCCGGGCAGTGTTCCGCGCGGAAGTCGTCGAAGGACACGATGCCCTGCGGCTGCAGCAGCGCCTTCGCCGCCTCGATGTCGCCGTGCACATGCTCGTACAGGTGCGAGGCGTCGACATGCACGAAACGGCAGCTCCCCGGGCTCACCCGGGAGGTGATCACGGAAGTCGGCCCCTGCACCATCGTGGGCAGTTCGTCGTGGAACGACAGATAGTTCGCCTCGAACGCCCGCCTCGTCAGCGTCGAGTACGACCTGTCCATTTCCGCGCTGTTGGAGTCGTCCGGTGCCGGCGAGTCCCACAGGTCGCAGACCGTGAACTCCTCACCCTCCCGCAGATAGTCGGCCGTGAAGATCGCGCTCTTGCCCAGGTATGCGCCGAGCTCGAGCAGATCCCCTCGGCCGTCCGGATCCGTGTCCCGCTGATAGGACAGGAACCAGTCGAAGAGCAGCTGGTCCACGGGCCAGAACCAGCCCTTGACGTCCGCGAAGCGCGTCGGTCGGGGGAGAGTTTCGTCCACCGTCTCCCCCGTCACCGGGGTACTCGTCTGTGACATGCACCGGTCCTACCGGGCGGAGATGTCACGGAGCTTAAGGCGGCGCGTTCAGCGGATGTGCGGGGGATGTGCGTCAGCTGAAAATGATCATTGAGCCCTGGCCGAGGCTGCGCGTCGCCGCAGCGTGCAGGCCAAGCCACACATGCCGTTCCCGCGCGAAGGGGCTCTCGTCGTACGGAATCGGCCCCGCCGGTTCCTCCAGCGAGGTCGGCCGGTCCGGCGGCTGCGGAGCCTCCGGCGGGTTCGCCGGGTCGATGCCGATCGACGGCGCGACGAACTCCAGCTCCCGCAGCAGACCCTGGGTGGAGCCAAGCGGGCCGCCCCCGGCGAGCAGTTCGTCGTTGAACAGCGGCGAGGCGAAGTCGACGGGGACGTATGCCCCGGCGTGGTCGTAGTGCCAGACCAGATGCGACTGCTGCGCGGTCGCCTCGAACATCTCCAGCAACTGCTCGTAGTCACCGCCCAGTTCGTCCACCGGCGTCACCGCGAGCCCGCACAGCTGCAGCAGGTACGCGCGCCGCAGGAAGTGCAGCGCGTCGTAGTCGAAGCCCGCGACGGGAGCCACATCGCCGGACAGACCGGGCATGTACGCGAAGACGGGGACCGTCGGCATTCCGGCACTGGTCAGTGCTTTGTCGTAGGCGGCGATCTCTTCGGCGAAGGGGTTGTCGGGGCTGTGGCACAGCACGTCGACGAGGGGGACCAGCCACAGGTCACAGGCCAAGGGAGGGCTCGCTCTCCAGGGGTTTCGGGCACAAGGTGGGGCACCGGGACGGAACAGCATCAGGCACAAGATCGGGAACGGGGTCGGGCACGGACGGGACAGCGTAGTGGCAGGGACACAATCGGCGAAGGGTGCCGGTCAGCTGTCTGTCCGAACCGGATCCTTCGGGTCCCGCACATCCCATACCCACACACCGCCCACCCGCTTCCCCGGGCGCCCGAGCAGTTTCTCCACGGTCGCATACAGGGCCGCCTCGTTGTACTGCGGCTCCAGCACCACCACACCTGCCTTCCAGGCCGCCAGGTCGTAGCGCGCCTGGGCCTGCCAGTTCGGGCCGATGGTGGGCACGCGCCCAGTGTTGCGCACCTCGCTGAAGAGGTTGGAGGTGTGCCGGGGGGTCGCGCCGTAGATGCCGATACGGTCCGGTCCCCACGGCCCGTTGAAGTAGCCGCCCGCGACCCGGAAACCGAGGCCGGTCGCCGACTGCCAGTGCAGGGCCTCCGCGCTGCCGGGATTGGGCAGCGG
This window of the Streptomyces sp. SLBN-118 genome carries:
- a CDS encoding class I SAM-dependent methyltransferase; translated protein: MSQTSTPVTGETVDETLPRPTRFADVKGWFWPVDQLLFDWFLSYQRDTDPDGRGDLLELGAYLGKSAIFTADYLREGEEFTVCDLWDSPAPDDSNSAEMDRSYSTLTRRAFEANYLSFHDELPTMVQGPTSVITSRVSPGSCRFVHVDASHLYEHVHGDIEAAKALLQPQGIVSFDDFRAEHCPGVSAAVWGALPTTGLKPIVITGTKLYGTWGDPAPVRGALLRWLESRADLWHGVEEVAGLPLIRIKGNKAKAPPHPKSRHKPLPKPEPAAPVPVSAPAAAAAPPRRRPSRARRLAKDLLPPIVTRALRPGRSA
- a CDS encoding aspartate-semialdehyde dehydrogenase; the protein is MTRKPTLAVVGATGAVGSVMLQILSQHADVWGAIRLVASPHSAGRKLAVRGEETEVVALGEEALTGVDVALFLVPDAVSAQWAPVAAAKGAVVVDNSGAFRLDADVPLVVPEVNPHAVRVRPRGIVASPHDTTLAMVPAVGALHAEFGLRELVVASYQAVSGAGRDAVGALRAQLSLVAGTELGAGPGDVRRAVGDELGPFAAPLALNVVPWSGTLQDGGWSSEELGLRAETRKILGLPGLRVAATFVRVPVLTTHSLAVHARFESEVTVERAHEILATSPGVVLYDNPAAGDFPTPADVVGTDPTWVGRVRRAPDDPCALDLFVCGDNLRKGAALNSAQIAEAVAAEIGPALAPG
- the recR gene encoding recombination mediator RecR, whose amino-acid sequence is MYEGVVQDLIDELGRLPGVGPKSAQRIAFHILQAEPTDVRRLAHALLEVKDKVRFCAVCGNVAQQEQCNICRDPRRDHSVICVVEEPKDVVAIERTREFRGRYHVLGGAISPIEGVGPDDLRIRELLARLADGTITELIIATDPNLEGEATATYLARMIKPMGLKVTRLASGLPVGGDLEYADEVTLGRAFEGRRLLDV
- a CDS encoding DUF5063 domain-containing protein → MSDANLHAVNQDPDSFAVQIADSIESFIVATTEVAKGDEPDSAVPFLLLEVSQLLLTGGRLGAHEDIIPDERYEPDTGPDVDVDDLRERFAVLLDPVDVFSEVFDPYEPRKAPVASRISDNLADIVTDLRHGLAHYRAGRTSEALWWWQFSYFSNWGPTASATLRALQSLVAHVRLDQPLEELDGLDTDEDLAEDALAEEAGKVMAQEIAGPLGLRTAT
- a CDS encoding SLATT domain-containing protein: MSQPDMQPGGPARGERGGAPRGDLAGTPFPLGDWGEPAERLDELYRWVEAGALRTAHWYLANRAWKRRAARMLRVGTALGVIAGAVLPLLEVTGVRDGASGWGYLSLLLGAACLACDRYFGVTSGWIRNVATAQAVQRRLVVLQFDWASECVREVLGPTEGTASEAAERCVGVLRRFTEDVAELVRSETADWMVEFGSGPAPLVMQSTGAGPGRGVEGQPPGRATDGRGTPLPPGTRPNMPRQRPPETPR
- a CDS encoding SigE family RNA polymerase sigma factor, with amino-acid sequence MPVIAPMPRTTRISSQREGAEDTMAAGTTVDHLTETYRAHYRSLLGLAALLLDDTASCEDVVQEAFIRVHSARNRVRDPEKTLAYLRQTVVNLSRSALRRRILGLKLLSKPMPDMASAEEGAYDQLERDALIKAMRGLQRRQREVLVLRYFADMTEAQAAETLGISLGSVKAYGSRGIAALRVAMEATA
- a CDS encoding aspartate kinase, which translates into the protein MGLVVQKYGGSSVADAEGIKRVAKRIVDAKKDGHQVVVVVSAMGDTTDELIDLAEQVSPIPAGREFDMLLTAGERISMALLAMAIKNLGHEAQSFTGSQAGVITDSVHNKARIIDVTPGRIRTALDEGNIAIVAGFQGVSQDKKDITTLGRGGSDTTAVALAAALDAEVCEIYTDVDGVFTADPRVVKKAKKIDWIAFEDMLELAASGSKVLLHRCVEYARRYNIPIHVRSSFSGLRGTWVSNEPQGDQKVEHAIISGVAHDVSEAKVTVVGVPDKPGEAAAIFRTIADAEINIDMVVQNVSAATTALTDISFTLPKTDGRKAIDALEKAKAGIGFESLRYDDQIGKISLVGAGMKTNPGVTASFFEALSDAGVNIELISTSEIRISVVTRADDVNEAVRAVHTAFGLDSDSDEAVVYGGTGR
- a CDS encoding YbaB/EbfC family nucleoid-associated protein encodes the protein MIPGGGQPNMQQLLQQAQKMQQDLAQAQEELARTEVEGQAGGGLVKATVTGSGELRGLVIDPKAVDPGDTETLADLVVAAVQAANENAQQLQQEKLGTLTQGLGGMPGLPF